Proteins encoded in a region of the Diospyros lotus cultivar Yz01 chromosome 9, ASM1463336v1, whole genome shotgun sequence genome:
- the LOC127809141 gene encoding uncharacterized protein LOC127809141: MFLKTPFFFLLLIIFATPNPTLARKPHIINFKSPSLYPESLSWDPSAQHFVVGSHRHRSLLSVSDAAVVDTIVSDPSLPHNATILGVSVDRPHGRLLAVVHSAPPLPVFNALAAYDLRSPDRHRLFLAQLHDPTNSSRPAANDVAFDFSGNAFVTNSAGNFIWKVTPAGEASVFSRSPAFTAYPVDHSKPYSFCGLNGVVYISKGYLLVVQSNTGKLFKVNAEDGTARTVLLNRDLTLADGIAVRRDGVVLVVSQYKVYFIKSDDSWAEGVVFDETALEVEGFATSVAIGGDERAYVLYGHMAEGLWGNGERDWFSIVEIRSEKESQEDDSVWMFVLIGLGLAYFLFWRFQMRQLVSNMNKKTS; the protein is encoded by the coding sequence ATGTTCCTCAAAACCCCTTTCTTCTTCCTGCTTCTCATCATCTTCGCCACTCCAAATCCAACGCTCGCCAGAAAACCTCACATCATCAACTTCAAATCGCCCAGTCTCTACCCAGAGTCCTTGTCTTGGGACCCATCCGCCCAACACTTCGTCGTCGGCTCCCACCGCCACCGCTCTCTCCTCTCCGTCTCCGACGCTGCCGTCGTCGACACCATCGTCTCcgacccctccctcccccataACGCCACCATCCTAGGCGTTTCAGTCGATCGCCCCCACGGCCGCCTTCTTGCCGTCGTCCACTCCGCCCCCCCGCTCCCCGTCTTCAACGCCCTCGCCGCCTACGACCTCCGGTCCCCCGACCGCCACCGCCTCTTCCTCGCCCAGCTCCACGACCCCACCAATTCCTCCCGGCCAGCCGCCAACGACGTCGCCTTCGACTTCTCTGGCAACGCCTTCGTCACCAACTCCGCCGGGAACTTCATCTGGAAGGTGACTCCCGCCGGTGAGGCCTCCGTCTTCTCCCGATCGCCGGCCTTCACGGCCTACCCAGTCGACCATTCGAAGCCCTACAGCTTCTGCGGCCTGAACGGCGTCGTTTACATCTCCAAGGGCTACCTCCTCGTCGTCCAATCGAATACCGGCAAGCTGTTCAAAGTCAACGCCGAAGACGGAACCGCACGAACCGTACTGTTGAACAGGGACCTAACGTTGGCGGACGGGATCGCCGTTAGAAGAGACGGCGTGGTTTTGGTGGTGTCTCAGTATAAGGTCTACTTTATCAAGAGTGACGACAGTTGGGCAGAGGGCGTGGTGTTTGACGAAACTGCCCTGGAGGTGGAGGGGTTCGCGACTTCGGTGGCGATAGGGGGAGACGAGAGGGCATACGTGTTATACGGGCATATGGCGGAGGGGCTTTGGGGAAATGGGGAGAGGGATTGGTTTAGCATAGTGGAGATACGGTCGGAGAAGGAAAGCCAGGAAGACGACTCAGTATGGATGTTTGTGTTGATTGGGTTGGGCTTGGCTTATTTCTTGTTCTGGAGATTCCAGATGCGCCAGCTTGTGTCAAACATGAACAAGAAGACCTCTTAA